In Acidobacteriota bacterium, the DNA window TCGGGGTTCGGATCGGTCACGCGCTGCGATCCACGCACCGCGGTCATCGCCTGCAGGACCTGGTCGGGGGCGGCGCCGTGCTGCTTGAGCACGCGCGCGGCCGCCGCGCGGCCCGTTTCCGACCCAATCGCCAGGAGCAGGTGCTCGGTGCTCACGTACTCGTCTTTGAGCCGCGCCGCCTCCTGCTCGGCGAACTCGGCCACGGCCCGCAGGCGCGGCGAGATCCCCGGCTCCGACCCGCCGTATGCCGCCGGAGCCTTCGCGAGCTGCGCCCGGACCTCTTCGGAAATGCGCGCGGGGTCGATGTTGATCTTGCGCAGCACCTCCCTCACCACGCCTTCGCGCTGCTCGACGAGTGCGAGCAGGAGGTGCTCGGGCTCGATCTGCGGATGGTTGGCGCGCTGCGCCGTCTGCTGTGCCTCGATGACGGCCTCGCGGGCCTTTTCGGTGTACTTGTTCAGATTCATGGCGTGTGGATCTTCTTCAACTGCTCGAACAGTCTTCGCGCCTCATCGGTCAGCTTCTTCGGCAGTGCGATGTCAGCCGTGGCGTACAGATCGCCGCGTTCTTTCGGCTTGCCGACGGCGGGCATGCCGTGCCCCTTGAGGCGGAACACCTGTCCCTGCTGCGTCAGCTCCGGCACCTTCAACCGGATGCCGCCCGTCGGCGTCGGTACTTCGGCTTCCCCCCCCAGGACCGCCGTCGTGAGCGGCAGCGGCACTTTCGTGTAGAGGTCCTGGCCGCGCACGTCAAACGTCGGATGCGGGCGGAGCTTGACCCGCAGGTACAGATCCCCGGACGCACCGCCGCGGGCGCCGGATTCGCCACCCCCCGCCGCGCGCACCCGCGACCCGGTTTTCACGCCCGCCGGAATGCGAACGTCGACCTGCCGCGTGCTGCCGCCTTCGGAAATCGTCAGCCGCCGCGTGGTGCCGGCGAACGCCTCCTCGAGCGACAGCTCGATCTCGTGTTCGAGATCGCGCCCGTGCGCCGCGCGGTGTCGCGCGCCGGGCGTGTGGGTCCGCCTGGTCCCTTCCGACACGTCGCCGCCGAAGAACGTCCGGAAGAAGTCGGAAAACGGCGAGTCGCCGCCGAACATGTCTTCCACTTCATCCGGGGTCATCGTGCGAGACCCGCCCGGGCCGCCCACGTTGACGTTCCACGCGCCGCCGCTGAACCCTCCGCCGAAGGGACTGCCGCCCGCGAACGGACCTGGCGCGCCGGCGCCCGCGCCCGCCTGCTGCGCCTGCTCGTAGTAGCGCCAGTTCGCGCCCAGCTCGTCGTACTTCTTGCGCTTCGCGGGGTCGCCGAGGACCTCGTAGGCCTCGTTGACCTCCTTGAACTTCGCCTCCGCCCCCTTGTCGCCCGGATTGACGTCGGGATGAAACTTCCGCGCGAGCTTCCGGTACGCCTGCTTCAGTTCCTTGTCCGAAGCGGTCTTGGAGACGCCGAGCGTTGCGTAGTAGTCCCTGAATTGCACGTCACAGTCCGATGATGTCCGACAACCGCTCGAACTCGCGCGCCAGCCGGCGGCGGACCTCGTGGCGGGCAAGCGCCTCGTCGCGCACGAGCGGCCGGAGCCGCTCGACGATCTCCGCCACGTCCAGCAGCCGCTGGACTCCTGCCAGATTCACGCCCATCTCGTCTACCAGGCGCTTGATGAGCCGCAGCCGTTCCAGCTCCTCGCGCGAGTACACGCGCATGCTGCCCATCGTGCGCGACGGCCGCACCAGGCCGAGCCGCTCGTACTTCCGGAGCGTCTGGGGATGCATGTCGAGCATCCGCGCCGCCACGCTGATCAGATAAAGCTCGCGTTCCACAACGATCACTGCGCTGGATCGAATATAGGGGTTGACATGAGTCGTGTCAACGTCAGCCATGCGATACTGAGAGGAAAGTGGACGTCCACGCCGCCGATCTCGTCACCATCGGCCTGCTGGTGCTGCTCGAGGGGCTCCTCAGCGCCGACAACGCACTCGTTCTCGCGATCCTCGTGCTCGGGCTCCCGAAACGGGAGCGCCGCAAGGCGCTCCGGTACGGGATTCTCGGAGCGTTCGCCTTCCGCATCGTGGCGATCGTGTTCGCCGCGCACATGATGCAGCTCGGCATCGTCAAACTGGCCGGCGGGCTGTATTTGCTCTACCTGACCTACAACCACTTTTTCGACGCGGAAGACGACGCCGGCCGCCAGATCCGCGCCGCAAAGCCGTGGCTGGGTCTGACCGCCTTCTGGGCGACGGTCGTGAGAGTGGAACTGACCGACATCGTGTTTGCGGTGGATTCGATCCTGGTGGCGGTCGCCATGTCGCCCAAGTTGTGGGTCGTCATCACCGGCGGCGTCCTGGGCATCATCGCGATGCGGCTCGTGATTGGCCAGCTGCTGGTGATCGTGCAGCGCTATCCCGCGCTCGTGGACGGGGCGTTCGTGATCATCGCGTGGGTGGGCCTCAAGCTGCTGGTCGAGTACGGTCACCAGCTCGGGTGGCTGCACTTCGTGATCCCGAAGTGGCTGTCGCTCGGGCTGATCGTGGTGATCTTCGGGATTGCGTACCTCATCGCGCGCAAGCACCCCGCGAAGATCGATGAAGAGGACGACGAGGCCACGCGCCTGCTAACGGAGCAGTCGTAGGGTCAGGTTCAACGCCTCGCTCTCGCCCTCGCCGAGCGTCACGCGGGTCGCGTCCGGCTTCAGCCGCTCGAACACCTCCGGGTTGCCCCATTCCTCCGGCATCGCGTCCAGCGCGATGACGTAATAGGATCCCGGCGGGAGACTGCGGAACGTGTAGGTGCCTTTCTGGTCGGGGCGGGCGACCCCGAGGCGCCGCGATCCCTGCTGCCAGGCGGCTTCGTCGGTCGAGAAGGCCAGGACGACGTAGTCCGCCGCGGGCCCGTCCTTGTCCGTATTGACGGCGCCGCTGAGGGACGTCACGCGGTTCGTCACCAGAAATTCGACGTTCGTCACGTCCTCTTTCGCGAACTCGTAGCCGGTGTCGATCACGTCGGCGCCCCCGATGCGGACGGCTTTCAGCGTCCACCCCGCGGGAAGGCCGCCAAGCCCGGCGCGCCGTTTGCCGAAGACGCCGCGCACGTCGAACGTGCCCTGCGCGGTGACCTGCCCGTTCCCGGCGCCACCCATCATCATGAGTTCGTTGTCCGCGGGCGGGAAGAAAACCCGCAGGTTTTCAAACGTGCCGGCAGGGACGGCCGCGTCGAAGGTGACCCGCCCGCTGACGCGGGCGCCGCGCGTGGCCACGAGCATGACGTTCTTGACGTCCTCGCCGCCCACGTTGAGCGGCATCGCGGCCGTTTCCGTCACGTCCAGCCGGCGTGGTCCCCCGGGGTTCACGCGAGCCTGGAGCACGTATTCGCCAGGAGTGACGCTCGGGATGATGAAGCCGCCTGAGGCGTCCGTGCTGCCCCCTTGCGGCGACATCATGCCCCCCTCGATGGCCGCGCGCGCGAACAGCATCACGTTGGCGTTGGCCATCGGCCGGCCGTCGCTCAACAGGGCCATGCCGGACACCCGCACGGTGCGCGTTGTCACCAGCTGGAAGTCGATCCCGCCGACCTCCTGGCCCGCTGCCAGGGTGACCCGCTGCGCCTCCTCGGCGATCGCCGTGCCGGGGTAGTAGGTCGGCGCGTACCCCGTGGAATCCGAGGCGTCGTTGGCCGCCGTCGCGGCGTCCATGAACATCTGGCGATCGGTCGCGACGGCCGACACGTAGAACTCGCCGGCCGGCAGGCCCCACACGCGGAACTCGCCACGGTCGTTCGATACGGCTATCCGGCCCATGTTTGCCAGGCGCCGGCGCCCGTTCATCCAGCGGTGCCGCATGACCTGGACGCGCGCGTCCACAACCGGCTCGCCGTATTCGTCGAAGACGCGTCCGCTGATCACACTGCCGCGCACCATCGCGGCATCGACCCTCTCGACCTTCTGCCCCTCGGTCAGCTCGATCGCCTTCCCGGGCTGGCCCGGGCGCATCTGGCCATACTGGGACTGGACGAAGCCGGCCTTCGTGTACATGACCGTGTAGCGTCCTGCCGGCAGCTTGTCGACGGTGAAGCGTCCTTCCGCGTCCGTCATCGCGTTGCGGGACCCGCGCGCCTCGGGGGCCATGACGCGCACCTGGGCGCGGCGGATGGGGAGTCCGGTCTCTGCCACTGTCACGCGCCCGCTGATCGCGGCGGTGCCCGCCTGCAGCGTCCGCGGACCGAGGTCGCGCGGCTGCCCCGGGCGGTTGACCTGGATGCCCGGCGTCGGCTGGCCAGGGACGGCCGGCCGCTCCTGGGCCTGCGCCGCGACCGGCAATGCCATCAGCGCCGCGCCCAGCACGATGAAGCGGGAAAACCCTTCCGGCATGTTCATAGACGCACCATCCAGCAATAAGACGACGCCGTCGCGCGCGCAGTTGGTCGGGACGCGCGGGGTCCTACGCTCGCGGCAGGCTGACCAGCGGAAGCCGGCGCCCGCCCGCGTAGCGGGCCCAGATCGTTCCGACGACGTCCGCCATCATGTCGAGGAACACCGGGTCGTCGTTCGCGGCGGCCGCGCGCACGATCGGCAGGCCGATCGCACGGCCCACCTCGGCGGCCTCGCGATCCAGATCGTAGAGTACCTCGATGTGATCGCTGACGAATCCGATCGGCGACACGATTGCCGCCTCGAGCCCGCGCGCGCGCTCCGCGCGCAGGTAGTCGCAAATGTCCGGCCCCAGCCAGGGATCCTCGGCGCGCCCGCTCCGGCTTTGGTATACCAGCGCCCAATCGTCCCGGGCCACGCGGGCGGCGACCAGCCGCGCGGATTCAAGCAGTTGCTCGCGGTACGGATAGCGCTCGGCCATCTCGAGCGGAATGCTGTGCGCGGTGAACACCAGGCGCGCCCGCGCGCGCGCAGTGGCCGGCAATCGGTCGATCGCGTCCTCGATGTGTCGCGCGCACGTTTCCACGTACCCCGCGTGGGCGTGCCAGTCATCGACGAACGTCACGTCCGGAGGCCGCACCCCGGCAGCAGCCAGCGCGGCCTGCGCGTCGCGCACGTTCTCACGATACTGCGTGCAGCTCGAATAGCTGCGGTGCGCGGCAAGCACGAAGCCGATCGCGCGGCGCACCCCGTCTGCCGCCATTCGTTCCAGCGTGTCCGTCAAATAAGGATGCCAGTTGCGCATGCCGGAGTAGACCCCGAGCGGAAGTCCCTCCTCGGCGAGCCTGGCCCGCAGGCCCGCCGCCTGCCGGAGCGTGAGTTCCGTGATCGGCGAGACGCCACCGAAGAGTTCGTAATGATGGACGACCTCTTCCACGCGTTCCGGCGCCACGCGGCGGCCGCGCAGGACGTTTGCCAGGAATGGCCGGATGTCGTCGCGCCCCTGGGGGCCGCCGAAGGCGATGAGCAGGACAGCGTCGAACGGTTGGGGCACATTTCGATTATCCTCTGCCTGTGGCACGCGTCGCGACCGCCGCTGCTCCTTTTGCGTCGACCCGGCTGGTTTCGCTGGACGCGTTCCGCGGGATCACCATGGCCGGCATGGTGGTGGTCAACAACCCCGGCGACTGGGGACATGTGTACCCTCCGCTTCTCCACGCCGAATGGAACGGCTGGACGCCCACCGACCTCGTTTTCCCGTTCTTTCTTTTCATCGTCGGGGTCGCGATTACGCTGTCGTCGCGGACGGGCTCGGTTGCCTCGATCCTGAAGCGCGCGGTCGTCATCTTTGCCGTCGGGCTGTTCCTGGCGGCGTACCCGCGATTCGATCCCGGGCGCCTGCGCTTTGCTGGCGTGTTGCAGCGTATTGCCATCTGCTACACCGCCGCCGCGCTGCTCTGGCGCTGGTCGGCGCGGCGGCCCCGGCGGGCCGCGGTTCTCGGGGCCGTTGCCGCCGTGCTCATGCTGGTGTACTGGGCGGCGGTGACGATCGTTCCCGTCCCTGGAGGCAGGGCAGGGGACCTGTCGCCCGGAAATGATTTGGGCGCGTTCATCGATCGCGCGCTGATGGCGGGACATCTGTACAAGCCCACGTGGGATCCGGAGGGGCTCCTGAGCACGGTTCCCGCGATTGCCACGACGCTGCTCGGCACGCTGGCGGGCCTGTGGATGCGCAGGGACGTGCCGCCTGCGCGCAAGGCCGGGTGGCTCGCCGCGGCAGGCGCCGGCGCGATGCTCGCCGGCCAGCTCTGGGACGCCGCGTTCCCGATCAACAAGAACCTCTGGACCAGCTCCTACGTGATGTTCACGGGCGGGGGCGCGGCGCTCTTCCTCGCCGCGTGCTACTGGCTTGTCGACGTCAGGGGCTGGCGTGCGTGGGCAAAGCCGTTTGTCATCCTGGGCATGAACGCGCTCGCGCTGTATGCCTTTTCCGCGTTGCTCGTGAAGACCCTTGGTCGAATCACGATCACGCTGGACGACGGGCGCGCGGCGAGCGGCAGCCGGTGGATCTACCAAACGGCGTTCGCGCCGTACTTCGCGCCGAACAACGCATCGGTGCTGTACGCACTGGCCAACCTCGGTCTCCTGTTCCTCGTCCTGCTGTGGATGTATCGGCGCAAGATCTTCCTCAAGGCATGAGTCGCCCGAAGCTGCCCGCGTCGGTGTGGCTGCTCGGATGGGTCAGCTTCTTCACGGATCTGGCGAGCGAGGCGATCTACCCGCTGCTGCCGCTGTTTCTCACGCGGGTGCTTGGCGCGGGCGCGATGTCGCTCGGCATCATCGAAGGCGTGGCCGAGGCGGCCAACAGCGCGCTCAAGATCGTGTCCGGCCGGTTGTCCGATCGCTGGAACGTCCGCAAGCCGCTCGTCCTGGGCGGCTACACGCTCTCGTCGTTCATGCGCCCGTTGATGGCGGTTGCCTCGACGTGGGTCCACGTTCTCGCGATCCGCTTCGGCGATCGGCTCGGCAAAGGCATCCGCGGCGCCCCCCGCGACGCGCTCCTGGCGCAGATCAGCGACCCGGCGCAGCGGGGGCGCGTCTTCGGCCTGCAGCGCGCGATGGACCACGCCGGCGCGGTAGTCGGGCCGCTCATCGCGTCCGCGTTTCTCTTCTATCGTCCAGAGGACTACCGGACGCTGTTCGCGCTGACGATCGTCCCCGGGCTCATCGTCATCGGCCTCTTGGCGTTGCTGAAGGAGCAGCGGGGAGGCGAGGACGGCGCGCCGGTCCCGGAGATGTCCCGCTGGAAGGATTTGCCGCCGCGTCTCTGGGCGCTGCTCGGGATCCTCACCGTCTTCACGCTGGGAAACGCGTCGGACGCGTTTCTCCTGCTCCGCCTCAGCGACATCGGCATCGGCGCCGTGTGGATTCCCATCCTCTGGTCGGCGCTGCACGTGATCAAATCGGTCTCCTCGGTGCTGGGCGGCGCCCGGTCTGACCGCGTCGGCCGCCGGCGCATGATCATCGCGGGCTGGGTGCTCTACGCGGCGGTGTACTTCGCGTTCGCGGTGATCGAGAGCACGCCGGGGATCGTCGCCGTGTTCCTGGCGTACGGCATGTACTTCGGCATGACCGAGGGGGCGGAGCGCGCGCTGATCGCCGACCTCTCGCCGGCCGGACTGCGCGGCACGGCGTTCGGCCTCTACAACGCCGCGCTCGGCATCGGCGCGCTCTTCGCGAGCATCCTGTTCGGCCTCGTGTGGACGCGCGTGAGCCCGGACGCGGCGTTCATCATGGGCGGCGCGCTCGCCATCTCGGCGGCCGCCATGCTCGCGCTGCTGCCGCGGCGCTGAGCCGAGCTGGTATAATTGTCGTTTCCCATGCCATTGATTTTGGTCACCAACGACGACGGCTATCGTTCGGAGGGCATTCACGCGCTGGCGGCCGCGCTCGCGCCGCTTGGCGACGTCATCATCGTCGCGCCGCAGCTCGAGGCGTCCGCGATCGGGCACGCGCTCACGCTGCGCCGGCCGCTGCGGCTCGAGCAGATCGGGGCGAACGTGTACTCCGTGGACGGCACGCCCACCGATTGCGTCAACATCGCCATCACCAAGGTGCTGGGCCGTGCGCCGGATCTCGTGGCGTCCGGCATCAACAAGGGCTTCAACCTTGGCGACGACGTGACGTATTCGGGGACGGTGGCTGGCGCGCTCGAGGGAGCGCTGCTGGGCGTCCCGAGCATGGCCGTGTCGCTCGAACGCTCCCGCGAGCAGCCAGACTTCCGCCAGGCCGCGGCCTCGGCGGCGACGGTCGCCGCCGCCGTGCTGCAGCGCGGCCTGCCGCCGCGCACGCTGTTGAACATCAACGTGCCGCGCGTGGAGGTGAAGGGGCTGCGGATTACCATCCAGGCCAGGCGCAACCACGTCACGTCCGTGTCGCAGTCGATCGATCCGCGAGGGCAGCCGTACTACT includes these proteins:
- a CDS encoding J domain-containing protein, translated to MQFRDYYATLGVSKTASDKELKQAYRKLARKFHPDVNPGDKGAEAKFKEVNEAYEVLGDPAKRKKYDELGANWRYYEQAQQAGAGAGAPGPFAGGSPFGGGFSGGAWNVNVGGPGGSRTMTPDEVEDMFGGDSPFSDFFRTFFGGDVSEGTRRTHTPGARHRAAHGRDLEHEIELSLEEAFAGTTRRLTISEGGSTRQVDVRIPAGVKTGSRVRAAGGGESGARGGASGDLYLRVKLRPHPTFDVRGQDLYTKVPLPLTTAVLGGEAEVPTPTGGIRLKVPELTQQGQVFRLKGHGMPAVGKPKERGDLYATADIALPKKLTDEARRLFEQLKKIHTP
- a CDS encoding MerR family transcriptional regulator; this translates as MADVDTTHVNPYIRSSAVIVVERELYLISVAARMLDMHPQTLRKYERLGLVRPSRTMGSMRVYSREELERLRLIKRLVDEMGVNLAGVQRLLDVAEIVERLRPLVRDEALARHEVRRRLAREFERLSDIIGL
- a CDS encoding carboxypeptidase regulatory-like domain-containing protein — its product is MNMPEGFSRFIVLGAALMALPVAAQAQERPAVPGQPTPGIQVNRPGQPRDLGPRTLQAGTAAISGRVTVAETGLPIRRAQVRVMAPEARGSRNAMTDAEGRFTVDKLPAGRYTVMYTKAGFVQSQYGQMRPGQPGKAIELTEGQKVERVDAAMVRGSVISGRVFDEYGEPVVDARVQVMRHRWMNGRRRLANMGRIAVSNDRGEFRVWGLPAGEFYVSAVATDRQMFMDAATAANDASDSTGYAPTYYPGTAIAEEAQRVTLAAGQEVGGIDFQLVTTRTVRVSGMALLSDGRPMANANVMLFARAAIEGGMMSPQGGSTDASGGFIIPSVTPGEYVLQARVNPGGPRRLDVTETAAMPLNVGGEDVKNVMLVATRGARVSGRVTFDAAVPAGTFENLRVFFPPADNELMMMGGAGNGQVTAQGTFDVRGVFGKRRAGLGGLPAGWTLKAVRIGGADVIDTGYEFAKEDVTNVEFLVTNRVTSLSGAVNTDKDGPAADYVVLAFSTDEAAWQQGSRRLGVARPDQKGTYTFRSLPPGSYYVIALDAMPEEWGNPEVFERLKPDATRVTLGEGESEALNLTLRLLR
- the hemH gene encoding ferrochelatase, with amino-acid sequence MPQPFDAVLLIAFGGPQGRDDIRPFLANVLRGRRVAPERVEEVVHHYELFGGVSPITELTLRQAAGLRARLAEEGLPLGVYSGMRNWHPYLTDTLERMAADGVRRAIGFVLAAHRSYSSCTQYRENVRDAQAALAAAGVRPPDVTFVDDWHAHAGYVETCARHIEDAIDRLPATARARARLVFTAHSIPLEMAERYPYREQLLESARLVAARVARDDWALVYQSRSGRAEDPWLGPDICDYLRAERARGLEAAIVSPIGFVSDHIEVLYDLDREAAEVGRAIGLPIVRAAAANDDPVFLDMMADVVGTIWARYAGGRRLPLVSLPRA
- a CDS encoding DUF5009 domain-containing protein, producing the protein MAGMVVVNNPGDWGHVYPPLLHAEWNGWTPTDLVFPFFLFIVGVAITLSSRTGSVASILKRAVVIFAVGLFLAAYPRFDPGRLRFAGVLQRIAICYTAAALLWRWSARRPRRAAVLGAVAAVLMLVYWAAVTIVPVPGGRAGDLSPGNDLGAFIDRALMAGHLYKPTWDPEGLLSTVPAIATTLLGTLAGLWMRRDVPPARKAGWLAAAGAGAMLAGQLWDAAFPINKNLWTSSYVMFTGGGAALFLAACYWLVDVRGWRAWAKPFVILGMNALALYAFSALLVKTLGRITITLDDGRAASGSRWIYQTAFAPYFAPNNASVLYALANLGLLFLVLLWMYRRKIFLKA
- a CDS encoding MFS transporter; its protein translation is MSRPKLPASVWLLGWVSFFTDLASEAIYPLLPLFLTRVLGAGAMSLGIIEGVAEAANSALKIVSGRLSDRWNVRKPLVLGGYTLSSFMRPLMAVASTWVHVLAIRFGDRLGKGIRGAPRDALLAQISDPAQRGRVFGLQRAMDHAGAVVGPLIASAFLFYRPEDYRTLFALTIVPGLIVIGLLALLKEQRGGEDGAPVPEMSRWKDLPPRLWALLGILTVFTLGNASDAFLLLRLSDIGIGAVWIPILWSALHVIKSVSSVLGGARSDRVGRRRMIIAGWVLYAAVYFAFAVIESTPGIVAVFLAYGMYFGMTEGAERALIADLSPAGLRGTAFGLYNAALGIGALFASILFGLVWTRVSPDAAFIMGGALAISAAAMLALLPRR
- the surE gene encoding 5'/3'-nucleotidase SurE; the encoded protein is MPLILVTNDDGYRSEGIHALAAALAPLGDVIIVAPQLEASAIGHALTLRRPLRLEQIGANVYSVDGTPTDCVNIAITKVLGRAPDLVASGINKGFNLGDDVTYSGTVAGALEGALLGVPSMAVSLERSREQPDFRQAAASAATVAAAVLQRGLPPRTLLNINVPRVEVKGLRITIQARRNHVTSVSQSIDPRGQPYYWIEEGQSDWEPHDRSDYQAVRDGYVSVTPLHPDLTHYAALPFVESLPLGAEVEVD